The sequence below is a genomic window from Ferrimicrobium acidiphilum DSM 19497.
ATCGTTCCTACCGTACGCCAGGCGACTCTGAGCAGTTTTGTCACCGTGGTCTTATCCATCTTGGCACATGCCCAAGCTACCAGGTGCTCGAAGTCCCTCGTAAACCGCGACTCCCCAACTGGTCGGGCAAATGGTACTGCCTCAGTGATCACCCCGTGGGTTGGACACCGGAGTCGTCTCAGTTGGCACGAGAGCCACGTCTGGTGAATCCCGATGTCGAGGTGTCTCCAACGTGAGTCGAGCGTTCTCGTGTCATAACAGGACCGGGTCGTATAGGAGCACTTCGGGCATACCAACCGCGATCGGGTAAGCCTAAGTTTTATCAGCAGTTCGTGTGGACGAACTAAAACCTCGATGACGGTGACACTGCGAAGGCCCAGCATCTGCTTAACTAGAGAGGTAGCGCGCACGGTTCTGAACTCCTTTTTGATGGGTTTCCAACACCAAATTTAGAGCTCAGAAACCGTGCGCGTTTCTCATACAGCCATTTCAGCCTCAAATACCCCCACTGAACTGGGGCTATGGATCAGATCCAGGCCAAATCTATCCACATGAATGTCAATAGAGCCTGT
It includes:
- a CDS encoding helix-turn-helix domain-containing protein, with translation MRATSLVKQMLGLRSVTVIEVLVRPHELLIKLRLTRSRLVCPKCSYTTRSCYDTRTLDSRWRHLDIGIHQTWLSCQLRRLRCPTHGVITEAVPFARPVGESRFTRDFEHLVAWACAKMDKTTVTKLLRVAWRTVGTICERVVTPRARSQPS